From the Phyllopteryx taeniolatus isolate TA_2022b chromosome 16, UOR_Ptae_1.2, whole genome shotgun sequence genome, one window contains:
- the slc5a11 gene encoding sodium/myo-inositol cotransporter 2 isoform X1, giving the protein MALDLAVTQKGSTMSTTPSPGGGSTSFIAVDIVVLVLYFMFVLAVGFWSMCRTKRSTVDGYFLAGKSMTWWPVGASLFSSNIGSGHLIGLAGSGAAAGIGAIAYEWNVRYSKSVTHKKRLQRASPCSKLACCVVTGNVDGAAAGVDLSAHLSGLWGDDHAGIFTEAIWREKNALVHSRLVLVYLHLHQDLSQVDMYAGALFIKLALQWDIYLAVVLLLSVTSLYTIAGGLAAVIYTDAAQTVIMLAGALILMGFSFAKVGGWNALMEGYLDAIPSVRVPNTTCGIPREDSFHVFRDPVDSDLPWPGVLIGMSLPSMWYWCSDQVIVQRSLAAKTLTHAKGGSLLASYLKILPFFTIMLPGMISRILYTDEVACADPELCKQICDNPAGCTDTAYARLVMELLPAGLRGLMMAVMIAALVSSLTSVFNSASTIFTMDLWKTFRSAASEWELMIVGRVFVLVMVVASIFWIPVIQASQGGQLFIYIQSISTYLQPPVSVIFLLGCFWTRTNEKGAFWGMVVGLTVGCTRMLLDFIYPAPLCFEQDDRPAVVKSVHYLYFSTLLSFITLAVAVPVSLATEKPKAEQIHGLTWFTRCAPIEAKEPPLEEVTGHQMERKGKEEDHTRKDSSGSRSGVRHQSRLASALYWLCGMERREKEAERSPATPVAPDLSQLKENPCLKQVVNANLIVCLSVAAFIIGYWA; this is encoded by the exons ATGGCCTTGGACCTTGCAGTAACCCAAAAAGGGAGCACGATGTCTACGACGCCGTCTCCAGGTGGAGGAAGTACTTCCTTCATAGCTGTGGACATCGTGGTCCTGGTGCTCTACTTTATGTTTGTGCTGGCTGTGGGCTTTTGG TCCATGTGCAGGACGAAGCGCAGCACAGTGGATGGCTACTTCCTGGCAGGGAAGAGCATGACCTGGTGGCCG GTGGGGGCCTCGCTGTTTTCCAGTAACATCGGCAGCGGGCACCTCATCGGTCTGGCCGGTTCCGGCGCGGCAGCGGGAATCGGGGCGATCGCCTACGAGTGGAATGTACGATACTCCAAGTCGGTTACCCATAAGAAACGCCTCCAGCGAGCCTCGCCGTGCTCAAAGCTTGCGTGTTGCGTTGTGACAGGGAATGTTGATGGTGCTGCTGCTGGCGTGGATCTTTCTGCCCATTTATCTGGCCTCTGGG GTGACGACCATGCCGGAATATTTACAGAGGCGATTTGGCGGGAGAAGAACGCACTTGTTCATAGCCGTCTTGTGCTTGTTTATTTACATCTTCACCAAGATCTCA gtcAGGTGGACATGTATGCCGGTGCATTGTTTATAAAGCTGGCTTTGCAGTGGGACATCTACCTGGCTGTGGTGCTCCTGCTATCTGTCACTTCGCTCTACACTATAGCAG GTGGTTTGGCTGCAGTCATCTACACCGACGCTGCTCAAACGGTTATCATGCTGGCGGGAGCGCTCATCCTTATGGGCTTTA GTTTTGCTAAGGTGGGAGGCTGGAACGCTCTGATGGAGGGCTACCTGGACGCCATCCCATCGGTTCGCGTCCCGAACACGACATGCGGCATCCCTCGAGAGGACTCCTTCCACGTATTCAGGGACCCGGTGGACTCTGACCTCCCGTGGCCGGGCGTCCTCATCGGCATGTCACTTCCTTCCATGTGGTACTGGTGCTCTGATCAG GTGATCGTGCAGCGCTCACTGGCTGCCAAAACGCTGACTCATGCAAAAGGCGGCTCCCTATTGGCCAGTTACCTCaagattttgcctttttttaccATCATGTTGCCCGGCATGATCAGCAGGATACTTTACACAG ATGAGGTAGCGTGTGCCGATCCAGAGTTGTGTAAGCAGATCTGCGACAACCCGGCAGGATGTACTGACACCGCCTATGCCAGACTGGTCATGGAACTCCTTCCCGCTG GACTGCGAGGTCTGATGATGGCTGTGATGATTGCTGCGCTGGTGTCCTCCCTCACATCAGTCTTTAACAGCGCCAGCACCATTTTCACCATGGACCTGTGGAAGACGTTCCGATCCGCCGCCTCCGAGTGGGAGCTTATGATTGTGGGGAG AGTGTTTGTGCTCGTAATGGTGGTGGCGTCCATTTTCTGGATTCCCGTCATCCAGGCCAGTCAGGGGGGGCAGTTGTTTATCTACATCCAGTCTATCAGCACCTACCTGCAGCCCCCCGTGTCCGTCATCTTCCTCCTGGGCTGCTTCTGGACCAGGACCAATGAGAAG GGCGCATTCTGGGGCATGGTGGTGGGACTGACGGTGGGCTGCACCCGCATGCTGTTGGACTTCATCTACCCGGCCCCGCTGTGCTTCGAGCAGGACGACAGGCCCGCCGTGGTCAAATCGGTCCATTACCTCTACTTCTCCACGCTGCTGTCGTTCATCACGCTGGCGGTGGCCGTTCCGGTCAGTCTGGCCACCGAGAAGCCCAAAGCCGAGCAG ATTCATGGTCTGACTTGGTTCACAAGATGTGCCCCAATTGAGGCCAAAGAGCCGCCCTTGGAGGAGGTAACAGGTCACCagatggaaaggaaaggaaaggaagaagacCACACAAGAAAAG ATTCATCCGGCTCGCGTTCCGGCGTGCGACATCAGTCCAGGCTGGCTTCGGCGCTCTACTGGCTGTGCGGGATGGAGAGACGGGAAAAGGAAGCGGAGAGGAGCCCCGCGACGCCCGTGGCCCCTGACCTCAGTCAACTGAAAGAAAATCCGTGTCTGAAACAGGTGGTCAACGCCAACCTCATCGTTTGCCTCTCCGTGGCCGCGTTCATCATCGGCTACTGGGCTTGA
- the slc5a11 gene encoding sodium/myo-inositol cotransporter 2 isoform X2 has protein sequence MALDLAVTQKGSTMSTTPSPGGGSTSFIAVDIVVLVLYFMFVLAVGFWSMCRTKRSTVDGYFLAGKSMTWWPVGASLFSSNIGSGHLIGLAGSGAAAGIGAIAYEWNGMLMVLLLAWIFLPIYLASGVTTMPEYLQRRFGGRRTHLFIAVLCLFIYIFTKISVDMYAGALFIKLALQWDIYLAVVLLLSVTSLYTIAGGLAAVIYTDAAQTVIMLAGALILMGFSFAKVGGWNALMEGYLDAIPSVRVPNTTCGIPREDSFHVFRDPVDSDLPWPGVLIGMSLPSMWYWCSDQVIVQRSLAAKTLTHAKGGSLLASYLKILPFFTIMLPGMISRILYTDEVACADPELCKQICDNPAGCTDTAYARLVMELLPAGLRGLMMAVMIAALVSSLTSVFNSASTIFTMDLWKTFRSAASEWELMIVGRVFVLVMVVASIFWIPVIQASQGGQLFIYIQSISTYLQPPVSVIFLLGCFWTRTNEKGAFWGMVVGLTVGCTRMLLDFIYPAPLCFEQDDRPAVVKSVHYLYFSTLLSFITLAVAVPVSLATEKPKAEQIHGLTWFTRCAPIEAKEPPLEEVTGHQMERKGKEEDHTRKDSSGSRSGVRHQSRLASALYWLCGMERREKEAERSPATPVAPDLSQLKENPCLKQVVNANLIVCLSVAAFIIGYWA, from the exons ATGGCCTTGGACCTTGCAGTAACCCAAAAAGGGAGCACGATGTCTACGACGCCGTCTCCAGGTGGAGGAAGTACTTCCTTCATAGCTGTGGACATCGTGGTCCTGGTGCTCTACTTTATGTTTGTGCTGGCTGTGGGCTTTTGG TCCATGTGCAGGACGAAGCGCAGCACAGTGGATGGCTACTTCCTGGCAGGGAAGAGCATGACCTGGTGGCCG GTGGGGGCCTCGCTGTTTTCCAGTAACATCGGCAGCGGGCACCTCATCGGTCTGGCCGGTTCCGGCGCGGCAGCGGGAATCGGGGCGATCGCCTACGAGTGGAAT GGAATGTTGATGGTGCTGCTGCTGGCGTGGATCTTTCTGCCCATTTATCTGGCCTCTGGG GTGACGACCATGCCGGAATATTTACAGAGGCGATTTGGCGGGAGAAGAACGCACTTGTTCATAGCCGTCTTGTGCTTGTTTATTTACATCTTCACCAAGATCTCA GTGGACATGTATGCCGGTGCATTGTTTATAAAGCTGGCTTTGCAGTGGGACATCTACCTGGCTGTGGTGCTCCTGCTATCTGTCACTTCGCTCTACACTATAGCAG GTGGTTTGGCTGCAGTCATCTACACCGACGCTGCTCAAACGGTTATCATGCTGGCGGGAGCGCTCATCCTTATGGGCTTTA GTTTTGCTAAGGTGGGAGGCTGGAACGCTCTGATGGAGGGCTACCTGGACGCCATCCCATCGGTTCGCGTCCCGAACACGACATGCGGCATCCCTCGAGAGGACTCCTTCCACGTATTCAGGGACCCGGTGGACTCTGACCTCCCGTGGCCGGGCGTCCTCATCGGCATGTCACTTCCTTCCATGTGGTACTGGTGCTCTGATCAG GTGATCGTGCAGCGCTCACTGGCTGCCAAAACGCTGACTCATGCAAAAGGCGGCTCCCTATTGGCCAGTTACCTCaagattttgcctttttttaccATCATGTTGCCCGGCATGATCAGCAGGATACTTTACACAG ATGAGGTAGCGTGTGCCGATCCAGAGTTGTGTAAGCAGATCTGCGACAACCCGGCAGGATGTACTGACACCGCCTATGCCAGACTGGTCATGGAACTCCTTCCCGCTG GACTGCGAGGTCTGATGATGGCTGTGATGATTGCTGCGCTGGTGTCCTCCCTCACATCAGTCTTTAACAGCGCCAGCACCATTTTCACCATGGACCTGTGGAAGACGTTCCGATCCGCCGCCTCCGAGTGGGAGCTTATGATTGTGGGGAG AGTGTTTGTGCTCGTAATGGTGGTGGCGTCCATTTTCTGGATTCCCGTCATCCAGGCCAGTCAGGGGGGGCAGTTGTTTATCTACATCCAGTCTATCAGCACCTACCTGCAGCCCCCCGTGTCCGTCATCTTCCTCCTGGGCTGCTTCTGGACCAGGACCAATGAGAAG GGCGCATTCTGGGGCATGGTGGTGGGACTGACGGTGGGCTGCACCCGCATGCTGTTGGACTTCATCTACCCGGCCCCGCTGTGCTTCGAGCAGGACGACAGGCCCGCCGTGGTCAAATCGGTCCATTACCTCTACTTCTCCACGCTGCTGTCGTTCATCACGCTGGCGGTGGCCGTTCCGGTCAGTCTGGCCACCGAGAAGCCCAAAGCCGAGCAG ATTCATGGTCTGACTTGGTTCACAAGATGTGCCCCAATTGAGGCCAAAGAGCCGCCCTTGGAGGAGGTAACAGGTCACCagatggaaaggaaaggaaaggaagaagacCACACAAGAAAAG ATTCATCCGGCTCGCGTTCCGGCGTGCGACATCAGTCCAGGCTGGCTTCGGCGCTCTACTGGCTGTGCGGGATGGAGAGACGGGAAAAGGAAGCGGAGAGGAGCCCCGCGACGCCCGTGGCCCCTGACCTCAGTCAACTGAAAGAAAATCCGTGTCTGAAACAGGTGGTCAACGCCAACCTCATCGTTTGCCTCTCCGTGGCCGCGTTCATCATCGGCTACTGGGCTTGA